From a single Brassica rapa cultivar Chiifu-401-42 chromosome A01, CAAS_Brap_v3.01, whole genome shotgun sequence genomic region:
- the LOC103873697 gene encoding uncharacterized protein LOC103873697 — MVGRTAEVFKVSHFKRLYAEIKLTDKRCWDYLEKIDPRHWTRSHFEGERYNLMSSNIAESLNKALVPARDSPIMALFEFIRRMISRWFVSRQRKISKMRGEIPPAVDELMENNLEDARAYAVMPLSAFEFEVTLKTTGFGSSVNLETRSYTCLEFQKVGIPCRHAIAAAMFWDLQHSEFVADAYLKKTWNETTKGVTLPVPDPQDLFIPSEVSDLIMLPPKTKRPPGRPPTKRKRSAGEIPVRPNLI, encoded by the coding sequence ATGGTTGGCAGGACAGCCGAGGTATTCAAGGTATCCCACTTTAAGAGACTTTACGCGGAGATCAAACTTACAGATAAGCGCTGTTGGGATTATCTTGAGAAGATCGATCCTAGGCATTGGACAAGGTCACACTTTGAGGGCGAGCGGTACAATCTAATGAGCTCGAATATAGCTGAGTCTCTCAACAAAGCACTAGTTCCTGCGCGCGATTCCCCGATAATGGCGCTATTTGAGTTCATCAGACGCATGATTAGTCGTTGGTTTGTGAGTAGACAGCGAAAGATATCGAAAATGAGGGGTGAGATCCCCCCGGCTGTTGACGAGTTGATGGAGAACAATCTAGAAGACGCAAGAGCGTACGCTGTGATGCCTCTGTCTGCTTTTGAATTTGAGGTAACTCTAAAAACAACCGGCTTCGGGAGTTCTGTTAATTTGGAAACCAGGTCTTACACATGTCTTGAATTCCAGAAAGTTGGAATACCATGTCGACATGCCATTGCTGCGGCTATGTTTTGGGACTTGCAGCACTCAGAGTTCGTTGCAGACGCCTATCTAAAAAAGACATGGAATGAAACAACAAAGGGTGTTACACTCCCGGTTCCAGATCCGCAAGATCTTTTCATACCTTCGGAGGTTAGTGACCTTATCATGTTACCACCAAAGACGAAGAGACCACCAGGACGTCCACCGACCAAGCGTAAACGTTCTGCAGGAGAAATACCGGTACGACCTAATCTCATCTGA
- the LOC117127440 gene encoding uncharacterized protein LOC117127440 codes for MRSGRTNPSSNKGSGSSTNKQRTANPPSTFEDYVDEGRDYIGSSRISMENIEEASNNVGVKSSDQVADTENHSDPNQEEDPILDNNSQMLVLQTPPKPFNMHTREVDDSDDFVGQVPQCVSSRPTHDTSDGEDEDDDFVEPVPMCVSVGQTHETPDGEDEDDDFVEPVRMCVSGGQTHETLVEEDEDDDFIEPVPQSRSREEDARRRREKDKADDESLMKSVRAVELYGFEDAEASSNNKAVNDYTVDDIDFTLVDADMYTGKLFSSKQEFKISLHIYALKQVFRFKFHKHAFNYVAAKCIDKNCKFYVMAKQLGESSANQVRKAQLKHVCTSDAKAQYKKHATSKVIAALMRSKYERLQAGPRASELPEMLRTEFLFTATYWKCWKAKELATVAAQGTEESSYKLLPKYFYVVKYANPGSITHIKTEKDDKGQTRFKYAFMALKACIDGWKHLRKVIVVDGTHMFGKYKGYLLTASGQDANYQVFPIAFAVVDNETNESWSWFFEKLKEIVEDGSDLSIVSDRANQICVAKDK; via the coding sequence ATGAGGAGTGGACGAACTAATCCTTCTTCAAACAAAGGCAGTGGTTCATCTACAAACAAACAGCGTACCGCAAACCCACCATCAACTTTTGAAGATTACGTAGATGAGGGTAGAGATTACATAGGCTCATCTAGAATTTCGATGGAGAATATTGAAGAAGCAAGTAACAATGTAGGTGTCAAGTCAAGTGATCAAGTGGCCGACACTGAGAATCATTCAGATCCAAATCAAGAAGAGGACCCAATTTTGGACAACAACTCCCAAATGTTGGTTCTCCAGACTCCTCCAAAGCCGTTCAACATGCATACTCGGGAAGTTGACGACAGTGATGATTTCGTTGGGCAGGTCCCTCAATGTGTTTCGTCTAGACCGACACATGATACATCTGATGGAGAAGACGAGGATGACGACTTTGTCGAACCGGTACCTATGTGTGTTTCAGTTGGTCAGACACATGAAACTCCAGATGGAGAAGACGAGGATGACGACTTTGTCGAACCGGTACGTATGTGTGTTTCCGGTGGTCAGACACATGAAACCCTGGTAGAAGAAGACGAGGATGACGACTTTATCGAACCGGTACCTCAGTCTCGAAGCCGTGAGGAAGACGCAAGAAGACGTCGTGAAAAGGATAAGGCTGATGACGAATCACTCATGAAATCCGTTAGGGCCGTTGAGCTATATGGATTTGAGGATGCAGAAGCTTCGTCTAACAACAAAGCAGTTAACGACTATACCGTCGATGATATTGACTTCACTCTAGTAGATGCTGATATGTACACTGGGAAACTATTCAGTAGCAAGCAAGAATTCAAGATCAGTTTGCACATTTATGCCTTAAAGCAGGTGTTCAGGTTCAAGTTCCACAAACATGCGTTTAACTACGTCGCAGCGAAATGCATTGATAAAAACTGCAAATTTTATGTTATGGCTAAACAATTGGGGGAATCTTCGGCAAATCAGGTGAGGAAGGCGCAACTGAAGCATGTCTGCACATCTGATGCTAAAGCGCAATATAAGAAACATGCGACGTCGAAAGTAATAGCTGCACTAATGAGATCGAAGTATGAAAGGCTCCAAGCTGGACCGCGCGCATCTGAATTACCCGAGATGCTCCGGACTGAGTTCTTGTTTACGGCCACATATTGGAAATGTTGGAAAGCAAAAGAGTTAGCCACTGTGGCTGCACAAGGAACAGAAGAGAGCTCTTACAAGCTCCTGCcgaaatatttttatgttgtaaagTATGCAAATCCTGGGTCCATTACTCATATCAAAACTGAAAAAGATGATAAGGGTCAGACAAGGTTTAAGTACGCGTTCATGGCGCTGAAAGCTTGCATTGACGGGTGGAAGCATCTACGGAAGGTTATTGTGGTGGATGGTACTCATATGTTTGGGAAGTACAAAGGGTATTTACTAACTGCAAGTGGGCAAGATGCCAATTATCAGGTATTCCCTATAGCGTTTGCTGTTGTAGACAATGAAACAAATGAGTCTTGGAGTTGGTTTTTTGAGAAGCTGAAAGAGATCGTAGAAGATGGCTCCGATTTATCTATCGTGTCTGATAGAGCAAATCAAATATGTGTTGCTAAAGATAAGTGA
- the LOC103828963 gene encoding two-pore potassium channel 1 isoform X2, whose protein sequence is MSNHSAPLLAREHIDPMDQDLNQNSLTSSRKRRLRRCRSAPRGDCMYNDDEDVKTDEPPPHRSIIPMFRDLNPNLREVILFFVLYLTTGTLCFYLVRNQISGNKTNGVLDAVYFCVVTMTTVGYGDLVPSSSTSRLLACAFVFSGMVLVGHLLSRAADYLVERQETLLAKAFDLRKTVGPTEILKELHTKLRHKCYVTFLVLVVLVLVGTIFLVMFEKMPVIEAFYCVCSTVTTLGYGDRSFNSGTGRLFAVFWILTSTICLAQFFLYVAELNAETKQRELVKWVLTRRITNNDLEAADLDGDGVIVAAEFILYKLKEMGKIDEEDIDGILQEFEQLDYDDSGTLTNSDLILAQTTS, encoded by the exons ATGTCTAACCATTCAGCTCCATTGTTAGCTAGGGAGCATATAGATCCCATGGATCAAGACTTGAACCAAAACTCATTAACTTCttcaagaaaaagaagattGCGTCGTTGTAGAAGCGCTCCTCGGGGTGATTGTATGTacaatgatgatgaagatgtcaAAACCGACGAACCACCTCCTCATCGGAGTATAATCCCAATGTTCAGGGATCTAAACCCGAATCTCAGGGAAGTGATCTTGTTCTTTGTTTTATACCTAACCACTGGTACACTCTGTTTCTACCTCGTGAGAAACCAGATCTCCGGTAATAAGACCAACGGTGTGTTGGATGCCGTCTATTTCTGTGTTGTAACAATGACAACCGTTGGATATGGTGATCTTGTCCCTAGTAGTTCAACCTCAAGGCTACTTGCTTGTGCGTTTGTCTTTTCGGGAATGGTCCTTGTGGGTCACCTTTTAAGTCGAGCAGCAGATTACTTAGTGGAGAGGCAAGAGACTTTGCTTGCTAAGGCTTTCGATTTGCGCAAAACAGTTGGTCCAACAGAAATTCTCAAGGAGTTGCATACTAAGTTGAGACACAAATGCTATGTGACATTTCTTGTCCTTGTAGTTCTCGTCCTTGTCGGTACGATTTTCCTTGTAATGTTTGAGAAAATGCCGGTTATTGAAGCTTTCTACTGTGTTTGTTCCACCGTTACAACATTGGGTTATGGAGATAGGAGCTTTAACTCGGGAACCGGACGTCTTTTCGCTGTGTTTTGGATTTTGACGAGCACGATATGCTTGGCTCAGTTTTTCCTCTATGTAGCTGAGCTAAATGCAGAAACCAAACAGAGAGAGTTAGTGAAATGGGTTTTAACAAGGAGAATCACAAACAATGATCTCGAAGCAGCTGATCTTGATGGAGATGGAGTTATCGT AGCTGCGgagtttatattatataaactaaaagaAATGGGGAAGATTGATGAGGAAGATATTGATGGGATATTGCAAGAGTTTGAGCAACTTGATTACGATGATTCGGGAACTCTGACGAATTCTGATCTCATTCTTGCTCAAACCACGTCTTAG